From the Chiloscyllium plagiosum isolate BGI_BamShark_2017 chromosome 10, ASM401019v2, whole genome shotgun sequence genome, the window tatttcaactgcatgacactaactgtttgctataaattctgcgtcttatggtcctgctccacaaccctCTGATGAAGAGGCAGAGCTTTGAAagccagtgtttccaaataaacctgttggacaataacctcgtgttgtgatatttaactttgtccaccccagtccaacaccagctcctccaaatagTGTATACAAACATAGTAATGCAACGTGAAAATCTTGCTGCATTGTCCAATACAATGAGCACTGAATTAACAAAAACATCCCAAATACTCTGCTTGACCAATTGAGAATTGATGGTAAGGTGATGATGTGATATGGGTCATTTCTTACTTGAAATGGGTTAACTATTAGAGTGATGCAGGTTTTCTTCCAATAGAATATTTCACCTGCTGCAGCAATGTTTACGTTTCCCCTGCGACTAACATTCCCTTTAAGTTGTGTGGCCACTGCTGGTTCCATGCACTCCAAATGGTGTGGCAATCCATTGCTGTCTTATTTGGACATAGACCTCAGAGGTCCACACACAAAAGGAAAGGAAGTGTTACTTGTAACATCAGACCCTGGACATGAATGACatagtattgaagaatccaaacaAGTTTTATTATATGCTCCAACTTAGAGTGCCAAGCTTCAAGTGATTCGAGGCAAGATGGCATAGGAGGCTGTAATAGTCTCAGGTTACATGCTATGATAGAGTGAACATGTATCAGAAAGGTAAACTGGTATACTGATGACACACAACATATTTCCATTTCCCTTAGTTTCCCCTTCAACTCTCCTCTTAGACTAAGCTTTTAACAGTCTGCTAATTTTTCCTTAAATATCATGGTGTGATAATTTGTTCAATAACACTTAAGTACCATGACATGCGGCTACATTAAAACCATGACAAAAGCAAGTTGTTATCGTAACATTTCCTACACCAGTCGTGCTTCAATAAAAGATcaagtcagtgtgaacttgtggCACATTGCAAATGGTTCAGTGCTATGGATCTACAGCTACAGGAAACAGTCTAACACAAAACTAATTTTACATTAGTTCCTTATTAATGAGAGTATTCCTCTTGCATTTTGCTTAGTTTTGACCATCAGAAATAAGATACCCTGCTACTCCATTAGGATTTAAAAATTAGATATTATCAACcattcataatttaaaaattaaacccCCTATTGTCAATTAATTTCCTTTTACCTTCAAATACTAAATTAAGACTCCAAACCTTGACTTGTTTACAGGCACAAAGAGACAGCACCAATAAAATATCTTGAACTGGAAGAAAAGATTCGCAAGGACCCACGCTTGGCAAAGAAATTAAAGAACTGCTAAACATATTTAACTGTCTCAATGAAAACAAGTACTGTGAGAAAATTATTGGATGTGCAGTAACACACTTTATTTGGTAATCCCACATACAAAATCTAAAAATGGTTTCACATGaataatttaaatatatttatgttTTAGTCATATCCATTGACATTTTTTGTAATAAAGGTTTGTAATGAAGGTATAATTAGGCTGTGTATTGTTCACCTGAAGGATACCAACTGTTCTTTGTGATTGActttcaattgccctctgaaatggcctagcaagttaaatttattgaataaatgcaaaaataTACTTCAGGTAAGGGCAGGCACTAAACAAAGCAACCTGAAAAGTATGGCTTGGAACTAATTAGTTACCCAAGTCCATAAACATTGTACTCGCCTATActgcaccatttaaaagataAGCCGAGACCAAGTCCAATAGTGATTGAAACTTTGAGGCAAGAGAGTGATATGGGCTGTTGATAATATTAAGACAATTGGTTTATCCATCATATCAGACAAATTGTCAGTTTGGACTTATTAGGCCAATTATTCTGTattcagcattgaaacagacaatcTGCCTTAACTTTAAACTTACTAACTTCCTTTCATAAAAGCCCACAAATTTTATCTtgcactgaaatccatatttgCAGGTTAAATACTATCTACAGCATCTGTCAAGTTTTGTGACACAGTAGCTCAAGACAGTTCAGATAGTTAGCTGAAGGTTTGACCAAAAGCATTTCTATAAATGAAAAATACTGTAAGGAAGGCAATAGCACATAAATCAGAATAACATAACATCCAAGTTAGTTTACCTTGGGGATAGATTTCAGTGATTTGTCTATTGAGTGATATCAGTATATCAATGGTTCAAGATCTTAACAGGCTGATTCCATTATTCCCTTTGTGCAACTTTATTAAACATACACAATCAATATATACACCTTAAAGTGATTCATTATAATCGCAAGGATAAGCGCATTCAAAGTCCGGATGTAAAAGTTGTTTTGATTGGTTTAAAGATATTCTCCACTCCTCCAGGTCCTTCTGGATCAAATCTGTCTCTTGTACGATTCTAGCACTCTCCTCCTTTGCGTTCTCCAACTTCAGCCTCGTCACCTATTCACAGGGATAATAGGAAATAGTATAAGTGGCACATGAATGATCACCGAGTAGGAAACAACCATGAAAACCACGAGGGAAATCTATTTCACCCAGAGGCtagtgggggtctggaatgcactgcctgggagttGAAGCAGGTAACTTCACACCTTTTAAAAAGATACATAGTTTAGTGAGAACACCATGTGCATTAGCAAGTTCTCAATTTCAATCCGCCATGATGAATTTGATGTTTAAGTGTGATCACAGTAGGTTAGTAATGAGTACCGATTGTGGAGCTCCAGAAAAATGAATATTCAACAGCTCCTCCTTCTGCTGCAACCAGGAGATCCCTGATGTCAGCCCAATGATCAatatcagagagggagaaaaccaggtttttgttttattaattcatgagACACAGGCAtcgcagcatttattgcctgtccctagttgctcttaaagatagtgggaAGCTGCTTTCTCATTCTGCTGACAGTTCAATTACTTCCATCAGAGAGGatattctaggattttgacccagtgacaatgaaggaacagcaacgtatttccaagttagaatggtgagtggcttggaggggaacttgcaggtaatggtaTTCCCTATAGGCAAAACGCCTACTTGTGAAgttctgattcactaatgtccttcaaagaAAGAAATCTGTTCTTAGTTGGTCTGGTTGTCTTTTGGTTGTTGTCACTCCAAAAAGTCAGTTTCATAAATAGAATGataaacaaattacaatacaTATAAATAGACCACCTATCAATTTAAGTTCTGGGTCTGGACATGACAAATGCAATCCCAACCTAGCAAAGTATTTCTCATCAACATTCCATAACTTGGAACTTGTGCCAAGATTGAGATAGTTGTTCAGTGGAATAGCCAAGTGAAACAGCCTATCAATCAAATTCTCTAAACATATTcacaaacccacaacctctaatATTGGAAATGACAAAAGCAGCAAGTACATGGCAGACATCACCATTTCTATAAGTCACTCACTATCCAGACTTGAAAATGATCATCCTTCCTCGTTACCCAGTCAAATTACTAGAACTCTCTGGCCCAATCACACTAACTGCACTATATTGAATACTGACTCTttcagcgggccgtggagggggtcgttagggccgactgcctgcccctcttccgcggttacgttagagcccgggtgtccttggagaaggagcacacggtgtcgaccaacaccctggagttgttcagggagaggtgggcgccgcagggagtggagtgcatcatttctccctccaactctattttgatttagtccctaccctccccctcactgttttgatcacacagcactgtcctttgatgtgaagggcagtgtttgtcactggccacccgggtgttttcctatcttcctggtggtggaaattgaataaagatttgtgcactttgtgtctttcactgtgtctcccacctgcacacacacaccatgggtgctggggataaaataagcactaccgcacttaggtggtagtgtgggggaaaaaaaaaaacgaaaaaaaaataaataaaataaacaggtgtgtgaagggcagaaaagaaaaaaaaaatactgacTCTTCAAATGTGTCAGTTCCGCATTTAAAGGGcagtcagggaaaaaaaaagttgatactTTTACCCATTTTGATTCAATTACCAAGTAAACCGACAGAATCTTATATGCACATGAGCAACACCATGATGATTCCACTAATTCTTACATTTTCTCAAATCTCTATTGTAAATAGACCTCAAACATTCGTTTCTAAAACATGCTAATGCACAGGGCTGAACGGTTCTTCCTTCAATTGTTTAGGATATTGTGAAAATTTCAAAAATTCTAATATCCTAAAGACCACAAAAATAAGCCACACTTCAGAAATAAAACTAGTCTCAAGGATGGCGTATCCTTCAGTGACAAACTTATCTGACAATTGGCACCCAAGATTATATTCAAGAATAGAAAAATTTCAAACCCCAATTGTAAACTGATTTGAGCATTATTGTTAGGCAAAGGTTGATCAGACCATCCCATCAGACATCCAGCATAAATGATGTCTGTTAAACAGGATTACATCTTTCTTCGGTGGCAATGactccttttcaaataatatgtACTGTGGTGTAACCCAATTCACATCATTGCTGACAGAACTGAAGCACCTACTCACATGCAGCATGAATGCCTTGGATCAGATAAATATTTTTCCCTCAAGAACTTAGAATAATGTGATAATTCTGATAAATAGTAGTTATGAGTTAGAAACAAACAATGCTGGTCTATACTGTGTTTGCAAAAAGAATTGTAGTCACCTTGGTAATTTTGACACAGGTATTCATTTATCTGTGCACCCTCACCAACTGACATTTATTAACTAATTGCATTGTGCTGCCTGCTTTAGATTTCATCAATTTGCGCAATCTTTAAAATTTACTCATTAGTTAGTTCAAGTTTCCCTGCAGTACTAACTTAAAAACACTTCCAtcagaattttctttttgatATGACAGTTTATACATCTATAAAATTATTTATATCTTGTTCCCAGTTTGTGCTGCTCCAACAGGATTCTTACATATTCATAaaagtaaatgttaaaattatCTTTTTATTGGAAAACATTGCAATGAAATATTACAATGCTTAGAAGTAGATTCTTACCTGGAACCTCCCCCTCTTTTCTTCTGTGAATTTTCCCAATGTTTGTAGTTCTGCCAGGAGATTCTCCACAAGTACCTGAAGCAGACAAGTTATTCAGCAGTCATTCCATTTCGTAACTCAGTGGTACAACTTACAATATAAAAAGGGTGTGGGGAGTGAAACCTCTTTTGGTCAGTGTTTTGAAATCTTCAGCAGCAATAGGGAAAGAAAAAACATGCTCGTTTGTGGTgggggaaagagatcaatcaCAAAATGGTCTAATTTTGGAGCAGAAAGTTTCAAAATTGTTACTTTTCTTTGTACTGTATATGCTTAATAACTCGTACATAATTTCTAACTGAAATAGAATTGTTGACTTTGATTCAGATGTGTAGCTTGCAATGTAAAAATTAATGCCCAAAACACGTTAAATTCATGGTAGGAATTTTGACTCAATTAGAATAGATTGTTGTTTTTACAACTGAAATGCAATCTTGCTATAAAGTCGATGCGGCATCTGTTCTGTCAGTTATAATTTGTAGAATTACTTGCATGTATTTTCTGATATCTTTTCCCCATCCCAAATCCCTCCTTGGGATGCAATGCCAAAGTAAATTGTCCTCTTGAACCAGATCCAAATGGACAGGGAGGACTGGCAACCTCCAACTCTAAAGCAGGTCAAATTATACCCACAGCCCCCAAACTTTTGGCTGCAGACCCATTTCCAAATTTCACTGTCCACAAACAAgcaaaaatcaaacacaaaagaaaaaaaattaccttaCCATTACATCCCTTCGGCATGCATTCTTTTGATCATGTTCTTCAATTATTCTATTGGCTGAAACTGAAAAAGCAAAAATAAGCAAAGATGAGAAAGACATTAGGGGTATATCCTAAATCAGAGGCCTCTTTGTGAACAGAACCTTTAACTATTTACACGTTTGCACTTCAAGGAAAGAATAAAGCAGCAGTCTCACTCGAGGGGGAAGCAAGGTGATGACAACTGTCTGTTTATTATGTGTTGCTAGATAAGTTTTGTTAATTCCATTCTGTTAGAATGGTGAATTGACAGAGCTAAAAAGGTGCGCTGCGCTGCTggtgagaaaaacaaaacaagctTGGTGAGAATTCTACAGCTACACTCAAAAAAAAGATTATTACTACCTTCAAAGAACTGACCCTGATTTTAAACTTCATGTCTTTGTATTTGATTATCCTATACTGTAATTTTACGCCACTAGGTAAACCAAGCAATTGTTTTATTGAACAGTAGAAATCTGAGCAAAATCAAAagttataaaacaaaatcataGATTTTTGGGATACTCCCTTGTTTCACGCTGCACAGCAATATATGGTTATACAATACCTTTAatagaaacaaaatatgatcACCACGACTTACTTTATTCATTCCTGGGCTAGCATTTGTCACCCATTACAAACTTCCATTGTCCTTCAATTGGAGTAGCTTGTTAGGATATTTCAGAAGACATtaaagagttaatcacattgcacAAAGTCATTATTCACATGTTTGCCAGACCAAGCAAAGGATCCTTCCCTAATGGATTCTGGTGAACCAGAAGAGTTTTCACAACAATTCACAATAGCAATGGTGATTCTGAAACAGAGATTGGCAGAGACTGTTCTCATAATACTCAAGGATCTGTGGCATAAGGATCCAAGTATAATGCAAAAACCAATTCACATAACATGCAGGTTGCCATGTATAATGTAAGCATCAACCAAAATTGAACAAATGACTCCagagattgaaaataaaatttaaaaattctgTAAACACTCAAGGACGTCAGGTAGAATCTGTATAGAGAGAGAAGTGGAATTAAAGTTTTGATTCCAGTAAGAATATTCTTTGGAACCAACAGCCAATTTATGCATTCATACCCTTTCTGCCATTATGCGTGTTTTGCCAACGTGAATTGGCTGCAATGCAATTGATGAATAGGTGAACACTGCTTATAAAACGAACTTTCATATACATGTGCTGGCTATTACACGATTCCATCTCTTAATACTAAGTGTCACAGCACGTGGGGGAATACAGTGTTTATGCCAGAATCTGTGTCAACATCACATGTTCACTTGACTCCCGTGCTTTGTTGTGAAATGCTTTTTGAGAGATATTccattattttcagtttatttttgcaAATGTTGCTGTGTTACCTACAAATATAGGAGGACAACATAACAAAGAATGTTtacaagcagcatcctggtaataaaattgcaggtggtgaaaGTAAAAGAAAGGCTATAACACTTGGAGAAGTTCAATGTTATAAAATGTTTGAATGTAACGAAAGAACATGTGATATTGTTCATGCAACAGGAATAAAGCAGTGTATGTTATGGGGCATTACAGACAATGTAGAAAAATTAAAGCAAGCTGTATTGCTGGAACAAGTTGGAGTACTAGCAAATCTGAGAGATCACAGCCAAACGAACTTGAGGAAATAGAGCTGCTTCTAAATGTGTGGATAGACGATCAAATGAAAAAGTGATCTGGGACCAGCTTTCTCACCATAAATGAGAAAGCCTTATGAATTTATGAAATTCTAAAGAAAAAAGCTGAAAAACATGCAGATTTGCCTGCCTTTAGTGCTAATCATGGCTGGTTTGCTGGTTTTAAGAATCGCTATGCTTTTCATAAAGCAAAGTTACTTGGTGAAGCTGCCAGTGCAAATGGGGAATGTGCGACATTGATTCCTCCcattgtggaaaaaaaattgatttagaAAGAAGGCTACAACTTTGATCAAATTTTCAATTTGGATGAGACAGTTTTATACTGGAAGTGATTGCCACCAAGCATCTACGTTTCTAAGAATGAAGCACGCACTTTCAGCTTTAAGGTTGCAAAGGATCATATGATTGTTGTTGGGTGCCAATACTAGTGGAGACAAAGCTCAAGTCTGTGGTGGCGTACCACTGCCAACCTGTGAGCCTTGAAAGGTTGTCTTAAGTCCACTATAGATATCTACTTTAGGTCAACAGAGAGGTTGAATgatggggcaatttttttctgaccttattgttgatgttttcgaagatgtttttagaaattattgcaaGAAAATGACTTTGGATTTTATGATTGTCCTCATTCTGGATAATGTGCCAGCCATCCTCCAACATTGCTAAacatcatagaatatagaacattacagcacagtacaggcctttcggtcctcgatggtttcacaggtcagttcaacaatctgaagcccatctagcctacactattcaattttcagccatgtttatccaataaccatttaaatgcccttcaggTTGGCAAGtcaactgttgcaggcaatgcattccacacccctactctGAATAAATAAACTACCTCCGATATCTGTCAGatatcgatcacccctcaattgaaagctatggcccctcatgctcgccatcaccatctgaggaaaaaggctcttactgtccacccgatctaaccctctgattatcttataatctcagttaagtcacctctcaaccatcttctctcaAATGAGAGCAGCCTCAacaccctcagcctttccttgcaaGGCttttcctccaaaccaggcaacgttctaataaatctcctctaaaccctttccaaagcttccacatccttcctataatgcagtaatcagaactgtacgcaatactccattgcggccacaccagagttttctacagctgcagtatgacctcatgATTCCAAAGCtaaatccctctactaataaaagctaacacaccgtatgcctttttaacaaccctatcagccttggtggcaactttcagggatctatgtacatggtcacagatctctctgctcatctacactacgaAGCAAACTTACCATTAGTCCCGTTCCTGCTTTTCCCTGTTTAatactgttactccttccaaagtgaatcacctcacatttttccgcattaaactccatttaccacctcagcccagctctgcagcttaatgtccctctgtaacttacaacatccttttgcactatccacaactctaccgaccttagtgtcatccgctcATTTACTAACTcattcttctacgccctcatccaggtagtttataaaaatgacaaacagcaatggacccaaaacagatctttgtggtataccactagtaactgaactccaggatgaacatttcccatcaaccactaccctctttCAGCCAGtgaatttctgattcaaaccgctaaattgccctcaatcacatgcctctgtatttcatgtaatagcctaccatggggaacctgatcaaacaccttactgaaatatacaccatatcaactgctttaccctcatccatcggtttggtcaccttctcaaagaactcaatagcgtttgtgaggcacgacctagccttcacaaaaccatgttgactatcaacttatttctttctagaggattataaatcctatttcttatagcctttaccaacactttacccacaatggaagtaaggctaactggtctataattaccaaggttgtctctactccccttcttgaacactgGAGcaacacttgctatcctccagtcttctggcactattcctgtagacaatgatgacaaagatcagTGCCAAatgcttggcaatctcctccctggcttcccagagaatccaaggataaatcccatccggcccaggggacttatgtaTTTTTACgtaattgctaacatctcctctttGTGagcttcaatcccatctagtctagtagcctgtatcaaAATGCTATTTCTATCTCCAAACACAACCTTTCTCCTTCATGGATGGACCAGGGTGTAATAGCAGCctttaaagcttattatttaagaCATAGATTTAAGAAGCTAATTTCAGCTGAGGGGGATAATAAGGGCAGTATTCTTCAATTTTAGAAGAGCTTTAACATCAAGAATGCTATTGACATTATTTAGAGGTCTGCAATGATGTCAGtaaggactgcttgcatgcaATTTGGCGGAAGCTTCTCCCAGGTACTATTTATGATTTTAAAACTTTTGAACAGTCAGAGGAGCTCCCACGCATCAAAGAACATTGTATTGCTCCAATGATTACAATACAGAATACAGCAAGATAGCAGTTTGTGGAAATAAGGTCTTACTTGGCACCTATGAATAGCTTCCTTATGAAACAAGAAAAATGGCAAAGTAGCAAATCTTTAAGCCAACCCCCTAGAAACAGTCAGAATACaatcaaccacagccatccaTTTCTGGATTAACTATTTTTCATCTTAACCCTGCAACCACAACTGCACGTGAAGATGACGACGACGACTCTCAGACCATCTTAACTCAGCAACCTCAAAACCACCCTCTTTCCCCCATCAAGTTATCTTCAACTTTTAAGGCAAGTGTTAAATTTACTCATTATTAGATACGAATTTAATATTTAACTGTACTTTCCATTGTGTTAGGCTAACAACTATATTTGTTTCAAATCTTGAGTAATATTGTTGATGGTCTGCGCCGGCTGTATTTTTTCCATAAGCCTGGTTATTTTCattgcgtgattttctatagtgcaagGTTTCACAGGAATGCAactgtcacattatagcagaaagGACAGTACATGTTTCACCAGGACTTGTATAACtttttaaaccaaaacaaaacccTTACAGTGGTGACAAAGACTTGGTCAGATTTACCAGGATCAATCAGGTTATTTTCCAGTACAGTTGTGCAGTTCTGAAGCCTCTTGATTAGTGTTTCCTTCTCAGATTGCAAACTCTTTGTCCTTGCCGTTAACTCCTCTGTTTGGTCCTAGTAACAAAATGTGGGATAATAGTTGAAATAGTACAGGTAATAAGAGCCGTGATACgttagtcttttttaaaatccacgTGACCAAAAAGAACTTAACCAAACTACAGTATTCACATTAATATAGCAGGtgctaggttttttttttaaaaaaatctgggatTAGATTGGGCATGGCTGAataggccagcatctattgccctacctaattgtccttgagaatgtggtagtgagctgccttcttaaactgctacaATCCAGTTGGTGCAGGTACACCATAGTATAGTTAGGGAGGTGATTCGATGACTTTGATCAGTGACACTTAAggtacagcaatatatttccacatcaggatggtcAGTAACTTGAGGGGGAAATTGCAGgtactggtgttcccatgtctgaTACCAATGTTcctctagatggtagtggtcatggatgTGGAAGTAGCTGTCCAAACAGCCCTGGTAAATTTCTACAGTAcatttgtagatggtaaacaATGCTGCTAGTGAGTGTCAGTGATAGAGAGAATGAGCCTTTATGGATATGTTGCCAATCAAGAGGACTGgtttgttctggatagtgtcaaatctaaaatagaaacagaaaatgctagagtagcagcatttgtggagagaaataaagaagtTCTCAGAACTCGTCAACATTAGAAGTTTAACAGATTAAGAACAAACAGAAACAGGATGATGGGaggagagaacaaaaaaaaaaggggcCAGTCTGGAACAAGGTAGAAAGCAGGAATACTGCTGAGtatttcagcattttgtttttatttgacagGATCTCAAATCAAGAACATTCCAATAGAAGTACAGTTTTCAACTAAGAAAATTCCTTACTATTATATTTTTGTCACATTTTGACAAGAATTCCTGTAACTCCAAAATTTGATACCTAATTAAATTGTTTCTATGCCTGCCATAGCACAGAAATCACCATTTGTCACACAGTAACACCCTATATGTTATGTGCTGTCCTTTCTCAACCGcttggttaagaataagaaggaagcaacatatgcttccttcttattcttaaccaaaaaCTCAATTTCaggagtcatccagcatttcctatacctactagccttgctccaacaggaacacactgtctttagactctgatctcatttttgaaggcttcctattttccagccatccctttatctgccaaCATCTGaccacccccaatcaacttttg encodes:
- the knstrn gene encoding small kinetochore-associated protein isoform X2 produces the protein MSKEMQRSKLPVYRPRHPQNAMPPMEAPTAKMLRTDKVSRPSLRKLPVLPEFEKDLPRTFNFSEKKSSAVLFEATAQPSKQTLNKRKKIPPLSRMTRADMEKYMALRVVETELRDQNQLLEVAQQQLKQELKMAKDQTEELTARTKSLQSEKETLIKRLQNCTTVLENNLIDPVSANRIIEEHDQKNACRRDVMVLVENLLAELQTLGKFTEEKRGRFQVTRLKLENAKEESARIVQETDLIQKDLEEWRISLNQSKQLLHPDFECAYPCDYNESL
- the knstrn gene encoding small kinetochore-associated protein isoform X3 — translated: MSKDKVSRPSLRKLPVLPEFEKDLPRTFNFSEKKSSAVLFEATAQPSKQTLNKRKKIPPLSRMTRADMEKYMALRVVETELRDQNQLLEVAQQQLKQELKMAKDQTEELTARTKSLQSEKETLIKRLQNCTTVLENNLIDPVSANRIIEEHDQKNACRRDVMVLVENLLAELQTLGKFTEEKRGRFQVTRLKLENAKEESARIVQETDLIQKDLEEWRISLNQSKQLLHPDFECAYPCDYNESL